A window of the Desulforapulum autotrophicum HRM2 genome harbors these coding sequences:
- the corA gene encoding magnesium/cobalt transporter CorA yields MARFLKKRTKALGQSPGDLIFIGNQKMESVQLRLIDYDTGSLTDQELLDIKDGSHFKETKTVTWININGLHDLDVIKDVGRIFELHPLVLEDILNTGQRPKIEEFDTYLFIALKMIRFDRETETVINEQLGMVLGKNYLLTFQEQRGDVFEPVRKRIKRDKSRLRGSGTDYLAYALIDTVVDNYIYIIELIGERIEDLEETLLVGHDTEVMEKINAFKREINYLRKSIRPAREAILQLSRLDGDLIHENTLPFIKDLQDLMAQATEAIDTYRDLLSDQLNIYNSVMANKMNDIMKVLTIFAAIFIPLTFVAGIYGTNFEYLPELHYKYSYFIFWAIMIIIAGGLILFFKRKRWL; encoded by the coding sequence ATGGCTAGATTTTTAAAGAAACGTACAAAAGCCCTGGGCCAAAGTCCTGGAGATTTGATTTTCATCGGAAACCAGAAAATGGAATCCGTTCAGTTGCGACTTATAGACTACGATACAGGTAGTCTTACAGATCAAGAATTATTAGATATAAAAGATGGGTCACATTTTAAAGAGACAAAAACCGTAACCTGGATTAACATTAACGGATTGCATGACCTTGACGTTATCAAAGATGTGGGTCGCATTTTTGAATTGCACCCCCTTGTATTGGAAGACATACTGAACACGGGGCAAAGGCCTAAAATTGAAGAATTTGACACCTATTTATTCATTGCACTGAAAATGATCCGGTTTGACAGGGAAACTGAAACGGTCATCAACGAGCAGTTGGGTATGGTTCTCGGGAAAAATTACCTGCTGACGTTTCAGGAACAACGTGGAGATGTCTTTGAACCTGTCAGGAAAAGAATCAAAAGAGACAAATCACGGCTTCGTGGCAGTGGAACAGATTATCTTGCCTATGCGCTCATTGATACGGTTGTGGACAACTATATTTACATTATTGAATTGATAGGAGAAAGAATCGAAGATCTTGAGGAAACTCTCCTGGTGGGCCATGACACAGAGGTAATGGAAAAAATCAACGCATTTAAACGGGAAATAAACTATTTAAGAAAATCAATCAGGCCGGCAAGAGAAGCTATTCTTCAGCTGTCCCGGCTTGACGGCGATTTGATTCATGAGAACACCCTTCCTTTTATTAAAGACCTTCAGGACCTGATGGCCCAGGCAACCGAAGCCATTGATACCTATCGGGATCTACTGTCCGATCAATTGAACATCTACAACTCGGTGATGGCAAACAAGATGAATGACATCATGAAGGTTCTCACGATCTTTGCGGCTATTTTCATCCCCCTCACCTTTGTAGCCGGGATTTACGGTACCAACTTTGAATATCTGCCTGAGCTTCATTACAAGTACAGTTATTTCATTTTCTGGGCGATCATGATCATCATCGCAGGGGGGCTTATCCTTTTCTTCAAACGGAAACGCTGGTTGTAG
- a CDS encoding electron transfer flavoprotein subunit beta/FixA family protein, with translation MEIIVLMKQVPATESFIEIAQDGKSIKTDNLNWVINPYDEIALEEAIRIKEAHGGNVTVITIGQAGAQDAIRTAMAMGVDNGILINDPKALECDSLGTAKILSETIKKMDYDLIIAGQRAVDDDSYVVGPAVAQYLDIPCITLVSQQKISDKKIECERTIDGGMEVVEASLPALLTTQRGLNEPRYTSLPGIMKAKKKKIDTRTLADMEIPSPGEANSETLGLKFPSQKRKSHLIEGNSPEEKVDLLLKALQEAHFI, from the coding sequence ATGGAGATCATTGTTTTAATGAAACAGGTTCCTGCAACGGAATCATTCATCGAAATTGCCCAGGACGGCAAGTCCATAAAAACAGACAATCTGAACTGGGTCATCAATCCCTACGATGAGATCGCCCTTGAAGAGGCCATCCGCATCAAGGAAGCCCATGGCGGCAATGTCACTGTCATAACCATTGGACAGGCCGGCGCCCAGGATGCCATACGAACGGCAATGGCAATGGGGGTGGACAACGGCATATTGATCAATGACCCCAAGGCCCTTGAATGTGACAGCCTTGGTACCGCTAAAATCCTTTCCGAAACAATTAAGAAAATGGATTACGACCTCATCATCGCCGGCCAGAGGGCTGTTGATGATGACAGCTATGTTGTAGGGCCGGCCGTTGCCCAATATCTTGATATTCCCTGTATCACACTTGTCTCACAACAGAAAATTTCAGACAAAAAGATTGAGTGTGAAAGAACCATTGACGGCGGGATGGAGGTGGTTGAAGCATCCCTTCCAGCACTGCTCACCACCCAGAGAGGTCTTAATGAACCCAGATATACCTCCCTGCCTGGGATTATGAAGGCCAAAAAGAAAAAAATCGATACCCGGACCTTGGCCGACATGGAGATCCCATCACCTGGAGAAGCGAACTCAGAGACCCTTGGACTGAAATTTCCGTCCCAGAAAAGAAAAAGCCACCTGATAGAAGGTAATTCTCCAGAAGAAAAGGTTGATCTCCTTTTGAAGGCCCTTCAAGAGGCTCATTTTATCTAA
- a CDS encoding electron transfer flavoprotein subunit alpha/FixB family protein produces the protein MAKNVLVFVEHLDGKLKKVSLEAVCQGQRVAEKIQATVTAVVIGTSETLNASLFKDLARYGADRVIAGKNPDLAESMPDALTNILCTCIADQAPALIIMGGTTRGREIASRLCTRMEAPLAMDCLDITLDGNDLVFTRPVYGGKVLSTLKFKQSPGIAVVRTGSIKLIENPKELNLTELDVEMGKTDLTFISKSVDTSKIDLTEADTVIAGGFGTGGKANALLEELANAFGGAVGASRGAVDEGWHPIAEQVGQTGKVVSPTLYVACGISGAIQHLAGMNSSRMVVAINKDPDAPIFSEADLGIVDNLFDILPILTDKIKTIKANG, from the coding sequence ATGGCAAAAAACGTACTTGTGTTTGTGGAACACTTAGACGGAAAACTAAAAAAAGTCAGCTTAGAAGCTGTCTGTCAGGGTCAAAGAGTCGCAGAAAAAATTCAGGCAACCGTTACGGCCGTGGTAATCGGTACCAGCGAGACTCTCAATGCAAGTTTATTTAAAGACCTTGCCCGCTATGGTGCTGACCGGGTAATTGCAGGAAAAAACCCGGATCTGGCAGAATCAATGCCCGATGCTTTGACCAATATCCTCTGCACATGTATAGCGGATCAGGCCCCTGCCCTTATTATCATGGGTGGAACTACCAGGGGAAGGGAGATCGCATCCCGCCTCTGTACCCGCATGGAGGCACCCCTTGCCATGGATTGCCTCGACATCACCCTGGACGGAAATGACCTTGTTTTCACAAGGCCTGTGTATGGCGGAAAGGTCCTTTCAACCTTGAAGTTCAAGCAATCGCCCGGAATTGCCGTGGTCCGAACCGGTTCAATCAAGCTGATTGAAAATCCAAAAGAATTGAACCTGACAGAGCTGGACGTGGAGATGGGCAAAACAGATCTCACCTTTATCAGCAAAAGTGTCGACACATCCAAAATTGATCTCACCGAAGCCGATACGGTTATTGCCGGAGGATTTGGAACGGGTGGAAAAGCCAATGCCCTGCTTGAGGAACTTGCCAACGCTTTTGGTGGCGCTGTCGGCGCATCCAGGGGGGCGGTTGATGAGGGGTGGCATCCCATTGCAGAGCAGGTAGGGCAGACGGGAAAGGTCGTTTCTCCAACACTGTATGTGGCCTGCGGTATTTCCGGTGCGATCCAGCATCTTGCCGGCATGAATTCTTCCCGGATGGTGGTTGCCATCAACAAGGATCCAGATGCGCCAATTTTCTCCGAAGCAGATCTTGGCATCGTGGACAATCTTTTTGATATTCTTCCGATACTGACCGATAAGATCAAAACCATCAAAGCAAACGGGTAG